Part of the Thermoanaerobaculia bacterium genome is shown below.
GGGTGCAGGGAGTCACCTGGTGGGCGCCCGTTTCGCCGGACGGCAAGACGATGCTCGTGACCGACGCCCGGAACGAGAGCAGGGCGCCGGGTGGGGCCGGCGGCTCGACGGCCGCGTTCTATTCGCTCGAAACGGGAGAGATCCGGCCGGTGAAGGGATGGGGCGCCGCGAAGGCGACGCGATGCGTCTGGAGTCCGGATGGCCGCGCGATTCTCACGCACACGCACGAGAAGGGAGGCGGCACGAAGCTCGCCCGGTTCGACATCGCCGGCGGCCGGTGGGACGTGATCAAACAGTTGAGCCTCGGCGATTCGGCCGGGCAGGTCAGCGTCATCGAGCCGGTCGTGACGCCCGACGGAAAGTGGTACGCGTATTCCTATTTCCGGAACCTCGGCGACCTGTACCTCGCCGACGGCCTCCGGTGACGATTTCGACGGATATGCTCGAAGCCTCGGCGGCGAGGAGCGCGCGGCCGCGTCGCCGTCGACACCGCGGATCTCCGCCGAGTCAAGCGGCGCGCGTGCGCTTCGACTCGGCGCCGCCCAGGTCCGTGCCGAGTTAAGCGGCGCCGAAAGCGACCGCTTCAACTCGGCCCTGCTCCGACGAGATTCAGGGCGTTAGACTGTCCCCATGTTCGACTTTTCTTCCGCGAACCTCGACCGCGAGTTCCCCGTCCGGAAGAACCTGGTCTATCTCAACCACGCCGCGGTCGCGCCGCTGCCGGCCCGGGTCGCGGCGGCCGTGCGCGCGCACGCCGACGATCAGTCGAACTTCGGCGCGCTCCGCTGGAAGACGTGGTACCGGAGGTACGACGAGCTCCGCGAGAAGGCCGCGGCGTTCGTCGGCGGTGACGCGTCGCGGCTCTCGCTCCTCCCTTCCACGTCTCTCGCGCTGAACCTCGTCGCTCAGGGGCTCGACTGGAAGACGGGCGACAACGTCGTCGGCGACGATCTCGAGTTTCCCGCCAACGTCTATCCCTGGATGAATCTGGCGCCGCGCGGCGTCGAATACCGGATCGCCCGGAGCCGTGACGGCCGTCTCACGGCCGGCGACTTCGCGCCGCTCGTCGACGAACGCACGCGCGTAGTCGCCGTCTCGTGGGTCGCGTTCCATTCCGGAGCCGTGCTTCCGATCGCCGACCTCGCGGCGCTCTGCCGGGACCGGCCGACGCTCCTCGTCGTGGACGCGATCCAGGGTCTCGGCACGATGCCGATCGACGCCGGAAGGCTCGGGATCGACGTCCTCGCCGCCGACGGGCACAAGTTCCTCTACGGTCCGGAAGGGCTCGCGATCTTCGCGTTCTCGGAGAAGGCGAAGGCGGCGGTCCGCCCGCCCTGGGTCGGATGGTGGAACGTCCCCTGGCAGGATTCGCAGCTCGCGTACGAGCTGCGGATTTTCGAATCGGGACGCCGGTTCGAGGCCGGGTCGCTCCCCACGGGATCGGTCTTCGCGCTCGCCGAGGCGATCGACCTGCTGTCCTCGATCGGCATGGAGGAAGCGCAGAGCCACATCGGGCGGCTGACCGGCGCGCTCCGGGATGGGCTCGCGAGCCTCGGCTGGACGTTCCGGACGCCCGAGGGCTCACGCTCGGCGATCCTCGCCGCGGTTCCCCCGTCGGGCGACGCGCGGGCCGCCGTGGCGAAGCTCGAGGAGAGGAAGATCGTCACTTCGCCGCGGGAGGGCGCCGTCCGGTTCGCGCCGCACGTCGGCAACGACGAGACCGAGATCGAGCGCGTCCTCGAAGCGGCGCGCGCGATCGACTGAACGTTCTTCCCGCCGCGGGCCGCGAACGCCTACCGAAAATCGCCGGGTAGCGGAAACGGCGGCCTCGGGCTCGACGCGAGCGCCTTCCGCAGCGCGTCGAGCACGCCCGGCGACCGGTCCCGAAGCATCGCGAGCCGCGGGTCGACGGGGAACGGCTCTCCTTCCGAGGTCCGCCAGACCTCGTAGCGAAGGCGGGGGGCGCCGAACCAGAGACTCTCCGCCACCGTTCCGATCCGGTCGCCCCGCCGCACGCGCTGCCCGCGCGCGACCGAGACGTTATCGAGGTTCCCGTAGACGGTGACGGCGCGCGCGCCATGCCGGATCGCCACGACCTTCCCGAAGCGGAAGTACGCCGGCCCGCCGCGCAGGGAGACCGGACCCGTCCAGCGAACGACGCCGTCGGCCGTTGCGAAGACGGGGCGTCCGCGCGGCGCCGCGAAATCGACTCCCGCGGAATATTCCGTCCGCCCGGTGATGCGGGAGGTTCGCCATCCAAAGTCGCCGGTCACCACCCACGCCGCGTCGGGAAGGGGCGCGATCGAGGGGGTGAGAGACGCCGAGGCGGGATCGCGCGCTTCGTGGGCCTCGAGGGCGGCGACCGCCTGCGTTAAGACCGCGACGCGCCGTTCCGCGTCTTCGAGCACGTTCGCGGCCGGAGCGTTCGGGGAGGCCGACGCGGGGGCGGCCCCCCCGACGATTCGCCGGGCGAGCGGACGAAGCCCGTACAGAAAGGCGATGCGGGCGACCAGCGTCCGATCGGTCTCGAGCCGCTCGCTCGCGTGCCGGAGCGCCGACGTCGCGAGATCGAGCGCCTCGCGCCGCCGGGCGTTCAGGATCGAGACCTCCGCCTCCGCGCGCCCCCGACGCCACCGCGCGAGCACCGCACCGAGCGACGGAGGGAGGGCGAGCCACAGCAGGGCGCAAACGACCGCGGCCGCGCCCACGACCGCGCCGCCCGGTCCCTCGAGGTCGAGCGAGAAGACCGTCCGCTTCCCGGAGGCGGGGTGCCACTGAAGCTTCACGGCGCGGACGTGACGCGGAGCGACAGGAGCCGCGAATCGGGGGCGCCGGAGTCGGAGGGGCGAAAAGACGGCGACGCGCGGAGGAGGAAGATCGAATCCCGCGCGGGGACACCGACGAACGTCAAAACCGCGGGATTCGCGGATACGGGTCCCGAGAACAGAGGCCGGTCCGCCGAACGGACGGCGAGTGTGGCCGCGTGCGCGGGATCGGGGTACCGGAAAGCGAGCGTCGTGCGGCTTCCCGGCCCGAGACGGAGCGCGGAGCGGGGACGCATCCACCGGAACGGGCCGTGCGCCCCGAGCTCCGGCGGATAGAAACCGATCATGGCGGAGTGGCGGAACGCTTCGTCGGCCGTCGCGGTCGGGGCGAGGAGAAGCGTCCAACCGAGCGCGGCCGCGGCGACGACGGCGCCTCCGATCAGGGCCGGCGCGCGAAAGGCGAGGCGCTGCCGCGCCGGCGGGCCCGGCCCCTCGCGCCGGTCCCCGGCGGCGAGCGCGAGTGTCAGGAAGGCGGCGATCGACACCTCCGCCGCGAGGAGATGGGAGCCGACGGCGAGCGCGGGCGCGAATCCGATCAGCGCGGCCGCGGCGCCGCGCGCCGCGAAGTCTCCGCCGACCGCCCCGGCGACCGAGCGCCCCGCGCGCCGGAGGAACACCGCGAAGAGGAGGGCGCCGGCGAGACCCGTCTCGCACAGGACTTCGAGATAGAAGTTTCCGGGATTGTCCATCACGGGGGTCGGCACGCCGAGCGCGGCGGCGAGGTCCGGGAGCCGCCACGAGAACGCGTTCCAGCCGATTCCCGCCAGAGGCGCCTGCCGGAACGCGTCCCACGCGCACCGCCAGAACAAGCCTCGCGAGGAGGTCCGGTAGGCGAACGGCGTTCCCGCGTCGAAGAGGGAGATGATGCGCTCGACCGCTCCGCCGCGGCCCCGCGAGGCGAAGAACAGGACGCCGGTGACCGCGACCGCGAAGAGCGCGAGCGCCGGCCGGGTCCACCGCGACCGTCCCCGCGTCTCGAGCGCGAAAACCGCGCCCACCGAGATCAGGGCGGCGAGGACGCCGCTCCGCGATCCCGAGGCCGCGATCCCCGCCGCC
Proteins encoded:
- a CDS encoding M23 family metallopeptidase yields the protein MKLQWHPASGKRTVFSLDLEGPGGAVVGAAAVVCALLWLALPPSLGAVLARWRRGRAEAEVSILNARRREALDLATSALRHASERLETDRTLVARIAFLYGLRPLARRIVGGAAPASASPNAPAANVLEDAERRVAVLTQAVAALEAHEARDPASASLTPSIAPLPDAAWVVTGDFGWRTSRITGRTEYSAGVDFAAPRGRPVFATADGVVRWTGPVSLRGGPAYFRFGKVVAIRHGARAVTVYGNLDNVSVARGQRVRRGDRIGTVAESLWFGAPRLRYEVWRTSEGEPFPVDPRLAMLRDRSPGVLDALRKALASSPRPPFPLPGDFR
- a CDS encoding aminotransferase class V-fold PLP-dependent enzyme, which codes for MFDFSSANLDREFPVRKNLVYLNHAAVAPLPARVAAAVRAHADDQSNFGALRWKTWYRRYDELREKAAAFVGGDASRLSLLPSTSLALNLVAQGLDWKTGDNVVGDDLEFPANVYPWMNLAPRGVEYRIARSRDGRLTAGDFAPLVDERTRVVAVSWVAFHSGAVLPIADLAALCRDRPTLLVVDAIQGLGTMPIDAGRLGIDVLAADGHKFLYGPEGLAIFAFSEKAKAAVRPPWVGWWNVPWQDSQLAYELRIFESGRRFEAGSLPTGSVFALAEAIDLLSSIGMEEAQSHIGRLTGALRDGLASLGWTFRTPEGSRSAILAAVPPSGDARAAVAKLEERKIVTSPREGAVRFAPHVGNDETEIERVLEAARAID
- a CDS encoding O-antigen ligase family protein, whose translation is MTMRALGRALCALLAAAVLVCAFPPGTRLAAAAVAGAAAAFVLGVAAPGRGIAAIAFACCVSGSAAAAGGRWGLLPWPALGALSFASGAALRNAIRGTADEPSPLDRSVSALAIFWTAAAVAAAVSARTLWALFHGLAERAVNARIVTDSVAIRGTLIALAAVSAGLALYDAARRASAADRRLAVHAVAAGAAISGALAWLQSRGIVAASQSPFWKTVGRFSGLGSDPNAAGVLAALAIGPAAAAALHARRRWLWALCSLALAAGIAASGSRSGVLAALISVGAVFALETRGRSRWTRPALALFAVAVTGVLFFASRGRGGAVERIISLFDAGTPFAYRTSSRGLFWRCAWDAFRQAPLAGIGWNAFSWRLPDLAAALGVPTPVMDNPGNFYLEVLCETGLAGALLFAVFLRRAGRSVAGAVGGDFAARGAAAALIGFAPALAVGSHLLAAEVSIAAFLTLALAAGDRREGPGPPARQRLAFRAPALIGGAVVAAAALGWTLLLAPTATADEAFRHSAMIGFYPPELGAHGPFRWMRPRSALRLGPGSRTTLAFRYPDPAHAATLAVRSADRPLFSGPVSANPAVLTFVGVPARDSIFLLRASPSFRPSDSGAPDSRLLSLRVTSAP